From Candidatus Pedobacter colombiensis, one genomic window encodes:
- a CDS encoding DUF5686 family protein: protein MRFLTLVFFLLFFHPTYAQQTVVRGKISDGSTGLPLSNINVGFDNSNVKTLSDAQGRYVIATKEPVKIIHYSSIGHRLQRLPVVQGQNQEINVVMEALTQDLSEVSVTADKRPRYKNKGNPAVELIRNVIEHKEQNSASFHEKVTFETYEKLCMSLSMKNEKAKKSRLLKKYAFLVQNQDTTKQPGRTLIPVFMEEKLSRVSQNELSKPETIVLGEKQSRIDQQFDEDGINEYLDKIYQRADIYDHDIGLGNQRFLSPIADVAPQFYKYFILDTIKDTSPWQVKVMIAPKNKQDVLFLGYLYISLDGHYAVQRATLSINNQINLNWVKDLQISLEYKQDALARYHLSKSVMGMDLGIFKEGMSVYGERTMMVDKFTFGEQALEQPVPVAAIGRAKDRVQSDEFWSKSRHETLSITEQAAYTNIDSLKNSKSFKRTMTLASSVLSGFIDQGPIEIGSLSSFYSFTPVEGSRFKFGARTTDAFSRKLFFDAHVAYGSRDQRWKYSVGVTRSLTSRSIYEFPVSSITVRRSFETQIPGQDLNFLEDDNFLLSFKRGVNDKWMYNKKWLVEYLHETPQHLSFLVSFKRETLEAAGKLHFQRDFLGRMGEVPAADVGLATSEFSVTLRWAPHEKFYQGKRYRRPIINGYPVFTLIGGVGVKGFLGGDYDYQNLTLNIAKRFYLSQLGFSDVIVEGGAVFGKVPFPLLSIHRANQTYAYQLASFNLMNFMEFMSDRYASINVQHSFNGFFLNKIPLVKKLQWREVVSVKVLEGTISDKNREGGHRGFYKFPSDRGGNRLAFPLDRTPYIEGSLGVSNVFKVLRVDVVKRFTHLNHQGVSPLGIRAKLNFDF from the coding sequence ATGAGATTTTTAACACTAGTATTTTTCCTGCTGTTTTTTCATCCTACCTACGCACAGCAAACTGTTGTTAGGGGGAAAATTTCTGATGGATCTACAGGCTTGCCCTTGTCGAACATCAATGTTGGATTTGACAACTCAAATGTCAAAACGCTGAGTGATGCTCAGGGACGATACGTGATCGCTACAAAAGAACCTGTTAAAATCATTCATTATTCGTCAATTGGTCACCGGTTGCAACGCTTGCCGGTAGTGCAGGGTCAAAATCAAGAAATCAATGTGGTTATGGAAGCCTTAACTCAAGATCTGTCAGAAGTAAGTGTAACTGCTGATAAAAGGCCCAGATATAAGAATAAAGGCAATCCTGCAGTAGAGTTGATCCGTAATGTAATTGAACATAAGGAGCAGAATAGTGCGAGTTTTCATGAAAAAGTTACTTTCGAAACATATGAGAAATTGTGTATGTCGTTAAGTATGAAGAACGAAAAGGCAAAGAAGTCCAGACTATTAAAAAAGTACGCATTCTTAGTACAAAATCAAGATACGACAAAGCAACCAGGAAGAACTTTGATTCCGGTGTTTATGGAAGAAAAGTTAAGTCGTGTGAGCCAGAATGAACTGTCAAAACCCGAAACCATTGTTCTAGGTGAAAAGCAATCCCGAATAGACCAACAATTTGATGAGGATGGCATTAATGAGTATTTAGATAAAATATATCAGCGTGCCGATATTTATGATCATGATATCGGTTTGGGTAATCAACGTTTTCTTAGCCCAATAGCAGATGTAGCCCCCCAGTTTTATAAGTACTTTATTCTTGATACCATCAAAGATACTTCGCCCTGGCAGGTAAAGGTGATGATCGCACCCAAAAATAAGCAAGACGTACTTTTTCTAGGGTATTTATACATTAGCCTGGACGGTCATTATGCAGTGCAGCGCGCAACGCTATCCATCAACAATCAAATTAACCTCAACTGGGTAAAAGATCTTCAGATCTCGTTAGAATATAAACAGGATGCCTTGGCTCGCTATCATCTTAGTAAAAGTGTAATGGGGATGGATTTGGGGATTTTTAAAGAAGGAATGAGTGTTTACGGCGAACGAACTATGATGGTTGATAAATTCACTTTTGGAGAACAGGCTTTGGAGCAACCTGTACCTGTGGCTGCAATTGGTCGCGCAAAAGACAGGGTTCAATCAGATGAGTTTTGGTCCAAATCACGGCATGAGACGTTGTCCATAACCGAACAAGCTGCCTATACCAATATTGATAGTCTTAAAAATTCGAAATCATTTAAGCGTACGATGACGCTTGCTTCCAGTGTACTTTCTGGTTTCATTGATCAGGGGCCTATAGAAATTGGCTCGTTGAGCTCTTTTTATAGCTTCACTCCGGTTGAAGGCTCCCGCTTTAAATTTGGTGCGCGTACGACCGATGCATTTAGTAGGAAACTATTTTTTGATGCACATGTAGCTTACGGAAGCCGAGATCAGCGGTGGAAGTATAGCGTGGGGGTTACTCGATCATTGACCTCCAGATCTATTTATGAATTTCCGGTTAGCTCTATCACTGTAAGGAGAAGCTTTGAAACTCAGATTCCGGGACAAGATTTGAATTTTTTAGAGGATGATAATTTTTTACTCTCCTTTAAAAGGGGGGTAAATGATAAATGGATGTACAACAAAAAATGGCTCGTCGAGTATCTCCATGAAACTCCGCAGCATCTATCATTCCTTGTTAGTTTTAAAAGGGAGACTTTGGAGGCAGCAGGGAAGCTTCATTTTCAACGTGATTTTTTGGGAAGGATGGGGGAAGTTCCAGCTGCTGATGTCGGTTTAGCAACCTCCGAATTTTCGGTCACTTTGCGTTGGGCACCACATGAAAAGTTTTATCAGGGAAAGAGGTACAGGAGACCTATAATCAATGGTTATCCTGTGTTTACACTCATTGGCGGAGTTGGTGTTAAAGGTTTTTTGGGCGGCGATTATGATTACCAGAATTTAACCTTGAACATTGCTAAGCGTTTTTACTTATCACAACTAGGGTTCTCAGATGTAATTGTGGAAGGAGGCGCTGTATTTGGCAAGGTGCCTTTTCCACTGTTAAGCATTCATCGTGCAAATCAGACTTACGCTTACCAGCTTGCTTCTTTTAACCTCATGAATTTTATGGAATTTATGAGCGATAGGTACGCGAGTATAAATGTCCAGCATTCTTTTAATGGATTCTTTTTAAATAAAATTCCACTGGTTAAAAAGCTGCAATGGCGCGAGGTGGTATCTGTTAAAGTACTCGAGGGAACAATTAGCGATAAAAATAGAGAGGGCGGACATCGTGGGTTTTATAAATTTCCATCTGATAGGGGCGGCAACCGATTGGCTTTTCCGCTTGATAGAACGCCCTACATTGAAGGCAGTCTCGGCGTGTCTAATGTTTTTAAGGTGTTGAGAGTAGATGTGGTGAAACGCTTTACACATCTAAATCATCAGGGCGTATCTCCTCTGGGAATCAGAGCTAAGCTTAATTTTGATTTTTAA
- a CDS encoding SDR family oxidoreductase: MYNLLKGKRGIITGALDQNSIAWKVAEKAHEEGATFVLTNAPIAMRMGEINALAEKTGSQIVPADATNVDELTNLFTQSQEILGGKIDFVLHSIGMSVNIRKKIPYTESNYDYFMKGIDVSALSFHKMLAVAKKLDAINEGGSVVALTYMAAQRTYPFYTDMADIKAMLESIARSFGYHYGLEKKVRINTVSQSPTKTTAGTGIKGFGDFYDYADAIAPLGNADAESCADYCVTLFSDLTRMVTMQNLFHDGGYSSTGVSDVVMQKMGIEG, encoded by the coding sequence ATGTATAACTTATTAAAAGGTAAACGCGGCATCATCACAGGCGCATTAGATCAAAATTCCATTGCCTGGAAAGTTGCTGAAAAAGCACATGAAGAAGGCGCAACATTTGTTTTAACAAATGCCCCTATCGCTATGCGTATGGGAGAAATTAATGCTTTGGCTGAAAAAACTGGATCACAAATCGTTCCTGCTGATGCAACCAATGTTGATGAGCTGACCAACTTGTTTACCCAATCGCAAGAAATATTAGGCGGTAAAATAGATTTTGTGTTACACTCTATAGGTATGAGTGTAAACATTCGTAAAAAGATCCCTTATACGGAATCAAACTACGATTACTTTATGAAAGGTATTGATGTTTCGGCCTTATCATTTCACAAAATGCTTGCTGTTGCTAAAAAACTAGATGCCATTAATGAAGGTGGTAGTGTGGTAGCCCTTACTTATATGGCTGCTCAACGTACCTACCCTTTCTACACGGATATGGCTGACATCAAAGCTATGTTGGAATCAATTGCCCGCAGCTTTGGTTATCATTATGGCTTAGAGAAAAAAGTACGTATCAATACAGTTTCTCAATCGCCAACTAAAACTACTGCTGGTACCGGTATTAAAGGTTTTGGTGATTTTTATGATTATGCTGATGCCATTGCTCCACTAGGTAATGCTGATGCAGAATCGTGCGCAGATTACTGTGTTACTTTATTCTCTGATTTAACACGCATGGTAACTATGCAGAACCTTTTCCATGATGGCGGTTACTCTTCAACAGGAGTGAGTGATGTCGTAATGCAGAAAATGGGTATTGAAGGATAA
- the recN gene encoding DNA repair protein RecN, which yields MLQKLSIRNYALIDSVDLELDKGLNIITGETGAGKSIMLGALSLILGQRAETKYFFNQDKKCIIEGWFLLADKQLQSLFEENDVDFYEENTLRREISTDGKSRAFINDTPVTLTVMKQIGERLIDIHSQHATQEVSDPTFQLLVVDTLAGHPQLLSDYRSKFKQYKQQQQHLAELQTKANEARNKQDYEQFLFNELENANLQSDEQEKLETELQMLNNAESIKRNLLTGYHLLSEAETAVLPILKEVIGQLQSIEKFNPAYEGLNERLRSVLIEVKDIAAETSGLEEHIFFNPSRIDEINARLDLIYGLQQKHRVNNIEELLNIQNQLSDNLANILSGNEEIERLIKTLELLQADLELMAGKLSANRSEAILNTEASVGKVLQQVGMPNAKIKIEQSKATLLNKDGKDIITLLFSANSGQPPAPVGKVASGGELSRLMLAIKSIMAKHTSLPTLIFDEIDTGISGETALRVGDVIGELEKNMQVICITHLPQIAAKGDAHYFVYKNEQGERTTTGIRKLGNADRVNAIAEMLSGKTPGASAMENAKDLLGYKN from the coding sequence ATGCTACAAAAACTTTCCATCCGTAACTACGCTTTGATAGACAGTGTTGATCTGGAACTTGATAAAGGTTTAAACATCATTACTGGTGAAACCGGCGCCGGTAAATCGATCATGCTTGGTGCTTTATCACTTATACTTGGGCAACGTGCTGAAACAAAGTATTTTTTTAATCAGGATAAGAAATGTATTATAGAGGGTTGGTTTTTATTGGCCGATAAGCAGCTGCAATCATTATTTGAAGAAAATGACGTCGACTTTTACGAGGAAAATACGTTAAGACGGGAAATCTCTACAGACGGAAAATCCAGGGCTTTTATCAATGACACTCCAGTAACGCTTACTGTGATGAAGCAGATTGGCGAGCGATTGATTGATATCCACTCGCAACATGCTACGCAGGAAGTTAGTGACCCCACTTTTCAGCTATTGGTGGTGGATACGCTTGCTGGCCATCCACAATTACTTAGTGATTACCGCAGCAAATTTAAACAGTACAAACAACAGCAGCAGCATTTGGCCGAGCTACAAACAAAAGCCAACGAAGCCCGGAACAAGCAAGACTATGAACAGTTTCTATTTAATGAACTGGAAAATGCGAACTTGCAAAGTGATGAACAGGAAAAACTGGAAACAGAACTACAAATGCTGAATAATGCAGAGAGCATTAAAAGGAATCTGCTTACCGGATATCATCTTTTAAGTGAAGCCGAAACTGCGGTACTTCCTATTTTAAAAGAGGTAATAGGTCAACTGCAAAGCATAGAAAAATTTAACCCAGCTTACGAGGGCTTAAATGAGCGATTGCGCTCGGTCTTGATCGAAGTAAAAGATATTGCTGCTGAAACATCTGGACTGGAGGAACATATCTTCTTTAACCCTTCACGGATTGATGAGATCAATGCCCGCCTGGATCTTATTTATGGATTACAGCAAAAACACAGGGTAAACAATATTGAAGAATTACTCAACATCCAAAACCAGTTATCTGATAATCTGGCTAACATTTTAAGTGGAAATGAAGAGATTGAGCGATTGATCAAAACGTTGGAACTCCTGCAGGCTGATCTGGAACTCATGGCCGGAAAGCTATCTGCAAACAGAAGCGAAGCCATACTCAATACCGAAGCTAGTGTTGGCAAAGTATTGCAACAGGTGGGTATGCCCAATGCGAAAATAAAGATTGAACAATCGAAGGCCACATTGCTCAATAAAGATGGCAAAGACATCATTACCTTACTGTTCTCTGCCAATAGCGGTCAACCGCCCGCTCCGGTAGGTAAGGTGGCCTCAGGTGGTGAGCTTTCGCGTTTAATGTTAGCCATTAAATCTATTATGGCCAAACATACCTCATTGCCTACTTTAATATTTGATGAAATTGATACCGGGATCTCTGGAGAAACTGCTTTACGTGTAGGAGATGTAATTGGCGAGCTGGAAAAGAACATGCAGGTGATTTGCATTACCCATCTTCCTCAGATTGCAGCCAAAGGAGATGCACATTACTTTGTTTATAAAAATGAGCAAGGTGAACGTACTACTACAGGTATCCGCAAGCTGGGTAATGCTGATCGGGTAAATGCTATTGCAGAAATGCTGAGTGGCAAAACACCAGGCGCTTCGGCCATGGAGAATGCTAAAGACCTGCTGGGTTATAAAAACTAA